A section of the Corvus hawaiiensis isolate bCorHaw1 chromosome 14, bCorHaw1.pri.cur, whole genome shotgun sequence genome encodes:
- the LOC125333138 gene encoding LOW QUALITY PROTEIN: diacylglycerol kinase delta-like (The sequence of the model RefSeq protein was modified relative to this genomic sequence to represent the inferred CDS: inserted 1 base in 1 codon): MAEKLVPGDLFLRKTRESVSSLDSDKLAPISPEVGGEESSDSEGEQEDSSHKLIRKVSTSGQMRSKKSVKEGLLLKQTSSFQRWKRRYFKLRGRTLYYAKDAKSLIFDEVDLSDASVAETSTKNINNSFTVITPFRKLILCAENRKEMEDWITALKSVQKWEIHEATQFNMEHFSGMHNWYACSHARPTFCNVCREALPGVTSHGLSCEVCKFKAHKRCAVRATNNCKWTTLASIGIEIIEDEDGVAMPHQWLEGNLPVSARCAVCDRTCGSVRRLQDWRCLWCKAIVHSACKELLGKRCPLGQYKVSIIPPTALNSIDSDGFWKATCPSTCSSPLLAFVNSKSGDNQGVKFLRKFKQFLNPAQVFDLMNGGPHLGLRLFQKFSTFRILVCGGDGSVGWVLSEIDALGLHKQCQLGVLPLGTGNDLARVLGWGSLCDDDTQLLQILEKLERATTKMLDRWSVLTYEAPKQSPSALKEEENGDSNIQAQISHYADSVAFHLAKILESDKHSVVISSAKFLCGTVNDFVTEVGRAYKRATENKQEAELMARKCAMLNEKLDSLVRELNEEAQAIMVPEEMAQATHADVKDQEKGGSFNPSPMPRIFKSKEQLMLRANSLKKALRQIIEQTEKAVDEQNKQTQAYQGSVGPSKDSSEELNKEEEKLGSRRVTVTSASSSIILDRPDTFGSLQFPEDPSTLHFLEKCVMNNYFGIGLDAKISLEFNNKRDEHPKKCSSRTKNMMWYGVLGTKELLQRTYKNLEQRVQLECDGVPISLPSLQGIAVLNIPSYAGGINFWGGTKEDNNFGAPSFDDKKLEVVAVFGSIQMAVSRVINLQHHRIAQCRMVKITIRGDEGVPVQVDGEAWIQPPGIIKIQHKNRAQMLTRDRAFESTLKSWEDKQRGESYRAATRPRLSSQQSMEYLTEEESSLLQQVSRVAETLIARIHEAAKAHKAVEQELAHAVNASSLALSEALSHKAAGTSEFLSRNVAVEVVLSIKELWAETRAFLEGKAVSGGLESTQSPPGLVXSGGSSRVGYDPCPPQLDSPQEEEALHGPLSVLGQELQRLLDIHWLGPIAHPAEEEGAGSANKGSFKLRLNIPKPRKEKDKLQKQKTNSALPADKWGSEEVAAWLEALGLGEYREIFIRHDIQGSELILLERRDLKDLGITKVGHMKRILQAIKELSNVP; encoded by the exons ATGGCTGAGAAGCTGGTGCCTGGGGACCTGTTCTTGAGGAAGACCCGGGAATCAGTGTCGTCCCTGGACTCGGACAAGCTGGCACCCATCTCACCCGAGGTGGGTGGTGAGGAGTCATCCGACAGCGAGGGCGAGCAGGAGGACAGTTCCCACAAGCTCATCCGGAAGGTTTCCACCTCGGGGCAGATGAGAAGCAAG AAGAGCGTAAAGGAGGGGCTGTTGCTGAAGCAGACGAGCTCCTTCCAGAGGTGGAAGAGACGATACTTCAAGCTGCGGGGCAGGACTCTCTATTATGCTAAGGATGCCAAG TCCCTGATCTTTGATGAGGTGGACCTGTCTGATGCCAGTGTGGCCGAGACCAGCACCAAGAACATCAACAACAGTTTCACG GTGATCACACCATTCCGGAAGCTCATCTTATGTGCGGAGAACCGGAAGGAGATGGAGGACTGGATCACTGCCCTGAAATCTGTTCAGAAGTGGGAGATCCATGAG gccaCACAGTTCAACATGGAGCACTTCTCGGGCATGCACAACTGGTACGCCTGCTCCCACGCCCGCCCCACCTTCTGCAATGTGTGCCGTGAAGCTCTTCCAGGGGTCACCTCCCATGGCCTCTCCTGTGAAG TCTGCAAGTTCAAGGCACACAAGCGCTGTGCCGTCAGAGCCACAAACAACTGCAAGTGGACAACCCTGGCCTCCATCGGCATTGAAATCAtcgaggatgaggatggg gTGGCCATGCCCCATCAGTGGCTGGAGGGGAACTTGCCCGTCAGCGCGCGCTGCGCTGTCTGTGACCGGACCTGTGGCAGTGTCCGGAGGCTGCAGGACTGGCGGTGTCTCTGGTGCAAGGCCATC GTTCACAGTGCCTGCAAGGAGCTCCTTGGCAAGAGGTGCCCCCTGGGCCAGTACAAAGTGTCCATCATCCCGCCAACTGCCTTGAACAGCATCGATTCTGATG GTTTCTGGAAAGCCACCTGCCCCTCGACCTGCTCCAGTCCTCTCCTGGCCTTTGTCAACTCCAAGAGCGGGGACAACCAGGGTGTCAAGTTTCTGCGCAAATTCAAGCAGTTCCTCAACCCAGCCCAAGTCTTTGACCTCATGAATGGGGGCCCACACCTGGG GCTGCGCCTCTTCCAGAAGTTCTCCACCTTCAGAATCCTGGTCTGTGGTGGGGATGGCAGCGTGGGTTGGGTGCTCTCTGAGATCGATGCCCTTGGCCTCCACAAACAG TGTCAGCTGGGTGTCCTGCCACTGGGGACTGGCAATGACCTGGCACGGgtcctgggctggggcagcctgtGTGACGATGacactcagctgctgcagatcctggagaagctggaaaGGGCCACCACCAAGATGCTGGAccg GTGGAGTGTGCTGACCTATGAGGCTCCCAAGCAGTCCCCCTCAGCcctgaaggaggaggaaaatggggACTCCAACATCCAG GCCCAGATCTCCCATTACGCTGACTCTGTTGCTTTCCACCTGGCCAAGATCCTGGAGTCGGACAAGCACTCAGTGGTGATCTCCTCTGCCAA GTTCCTCTGTGGCACTGTCAATGACTTTGTGACCGAAGTTGGGCGGGCTTACAAGAGGGCAACGGAGAACAAGCAGGAGGCTGAGCTGATGGCACGGAAG TGCGCCATGCTGAATGAGAAGCTGGACTCGCTGGTGCGGGAGCTGAATGAGGAGGCTCAGGCCATCATGGTCCCTGAAGAGATGGCACAGGCCACTCATGCTGATGTCAAGGACCAGGAGAAAGGTGGCAGCTTCAACCCCAGCCCCATGCCTCGCATCTTCAAATCCAAGGAGCAGCTCATGCTGCGGGCAAACAGCCTGAAGAAAGCCCTGCGGCAAATCATTGAGCAGACAGAGAAAG CTGTGGATGAGCAGAACAAGCAGACACAAGCCTATCAGGGCAGTGTGGGCCCCAGCAAGGACAGCTCGGAGGAGCTcaacaaggaggaggagaagctcG GCTCCCGGCGGGTGACGGTGACCTCTGCATCTTCCTCCATCATCCTGGACCGGCCAGACACCTTTGGCAGCTTGCAATTCCCTGAAGACCCCAGCACCCT CCACTTCTTGGAGAAATGTGTCATGAATAACTACTTTGGCATCGGCCTGGATGCAAAGATCTCCCTGGAGTTCAACAACAAACGCGATGAGCACCCCAAGAAGTGCAG CAGCCGCACCAAGAACATGATGTGGTATGGGGTGCTAGGCACGAAGGAGCTCCTGCAGCGCACCTACAAGAACCTGGAGCAGCGGGTACAGCTGGAG TGTGACGGGGTGCCCATCTCACTGCCCAGCCTGCAGGGCATTGCTGTCCTCAACATCCCCAGCTATGCTGGCGGCATCAACTTCTGGGGAGGCACCAAGGAGGACAAT AACTTTGGGGCTCCATCCTTTGATGACAAGAAGCTGGAGGTGGTGGCAGTCTTTGGCAGCATCCAGATGGCCGTGTCACGGGTCATCAACCTCCAGCACCATCGCATCGCACAG TGCCGCATGGTGAAGATCACTATCCGGGGGGACGAGGGTGTCCCAGTGCAGGTGGATGGAGAGGCCTGGATCCAGCCACCCGGCATCATCAAAATCCAGCACAAGAACAGAGCCCAGATGCTGACAAGGGACCGG GCATTTGAAAGCACCCTCAAGTCTTGGGAGGACAAGCAAAGAGGGGAGAGCTACCGAGCAGCCACACGGCCAcggctcagctcccagcagtcCATGGAGTATCTGACCGAGGAGGAGAGCAGCCTCTTGCAGCAGGTCTCACGGGTCGCTGAGACCCTCATTGCCAG GATCCATGAGGCAGCCAAGGCCCACAAAGCcgtggagcaggagctggcgCATGCAGTCAATGCCAGCTCCCTGGCACTGAGTGAAGCCCTCTCCCACAAAGCTGCTGGCACCTCAGAG TTTCTCAGCAGGAATGTGGCTGTGGAGGTCGTGCTGAGCATCAAGGAGCTGTGGGCTGAGACCAGGGCATTCCTGGAAGGGAAGGCGGTGAGTGGGGGGCTGGAGAGCACCCAAAGTCCCCCAGGGCTGG CGTCTGGGGGTAGCAGCAGGGTTGGGTATGATCCCTGTCCCCCACAGCTGGACTCGCcgcaggaggaggaggcactTCATGGCCCCCTGAGTGTGCTGGGCCAGGAGTTGCAGCGGCTGCTGGACATCCACTGGCTGGGCCCTATTGCCCACCCTGCTGAGGAG GAAGGTGCCGGCAGTGCCAACAAGGGCAGCTTTAAGCTTCGTCTCAACATCCCCAAGCCCAGAAAGGAGAAGGAcaagctgcagaagcagaagacAAACAGTGCACTCCCAG CAGACAAGTGGGGCTCCGAGGAGGTGGCAGCTTGGCTGGAAGCACTCGGTTTAGGGGAATACAGAGAAATTTTCATCCGGCATGACATCCAGGGCTCAGAGTTGATTTTGCTGGAGAGGAGAGACCTGAAG GACCTGGGGATTACCAAAGTGGGCCACATGAAGAGGATCCTACAGGCCATTAAGGAGCTCAGCAACGTGCCCtag